A DNA window from uncultured Methanoregula sp. contains the following coding sequences:
- a CDS encoding 30S ribosomal protein S27ae: protein MAAKKAAASKGTVRGAYFKVEGAKVTTAKKYCPRCGPGVMMADHKDRATCGKCGYTEFRK from the coding sequence ATGGCAGCCAAGAAGGCAGCAGCTTCCAAGGGAACCGTGAGGGGCGCCTACTTCAAGGTTGAAGGCGCAAAGGTTACCACTGCAAAGAAATACTGCCCGCGCTGCGGACCCGGTGTCATGATGGCAGACCACAAGGACCGGGCCACCTGCGGCAAATGCGGATACACCGAATTCAGAAAATAA
- a CDS encoding bifunctional N(6)-L-threonylcarbamoyladenine synthase/serine/threonine protein kinase, giving the protein MPVFGQILGIEGTAWNLSAALFDHDLLALASRPYRPAQGGIHPREAAQHHASVMNELIGSVLSEPEKVSGIAFSQGPGLGPCLRTVATAARSLALALDVPLVGVNHCVAHVEIGCFATGCKDPIVLYASGANTQVIGYLNGRYRIFGETLDIGIGNALDKFARAKNFPHPGGPLIETNAQGGRYIELPYTVKGMDLAFSGLISAAKDSRAPLADVCYSLQETAFAMCVEVTERALSLSGKEEVLLVGGVGANRRLQDMLRIMCEERGARFFVPEQKYLGDNGAMIAYTGKLMLESGTSLPIEASQVNPSFRSDEVEVTWKRDPAKPVPGATGRKKDAPRQGAEAVITFGPAVVEKYRVAKKYRVPALDRRLVTERTRAEARLIHAARKGGVPTPVLHDITADTIVMERISGTLLTDDLNEKNLRNAGNAIGKLHSAGLMHGDLTTSNLVLREGDGACVLIDFGLAQVTQEIEQRGVDIHVLYQTLESTAPDRCAGLKAAFESGYRETFAGADEILAREHEIELRGRYL; this is encoded by the coding sequence ATGCCTGTTTTTGGGCAGATACTCGGGATTGAGGGCACTGCCTGGAATCTCAGTGCCGCTCTTTTTGATCACGATCTTCTTGCTCTTGCATCGCGTCCGTACCGCCCTGCACAGGGGGGAATTCACCCCCGGGAAGCAGCGCAGCACCACGCGTCAGTGATGAACGAACTCATCGGCTCGGTCCTCTCAGAGCCGGAGAAGGTCAGCGGGATAGCATTTTCCCAGGGACCGGGTCTTGGCCCCTGCCTTCGCACGGTAGCCACGGCAGCCCGCTCCCTTGCCCTTGCGCTCGATGTCCCGCTTGTCGGGGTCAACCACTGCGTTGCCCACGTGGAGATCGGGTGTTTTGCCACCGGGTGCAAAGACCCCATAGTCCTCTATGCAAGCGGGGCAAACACCCAGGTGATCGGGTACCTGAACGGGCGGTATCGTATCTTTGGAGAGACGCTCGATATCGGGATCGGCAATGCCCTGGACAAATTTGCCCGGGCAAAAAACTTCCCTCACCCCGGGGGCCCCCTTATCGAAACAAATGCACAGGGCGGCCGGTATATCGAACTTCCCTATACCGTAAAAGGGATGGATCTCGCCTTCTCGGGCCTCATCTCAGCTGCAAAGGATAGCCGGGCACCGCTTGCGGATGTCTGTTACAGCCTTCAGGAGACCGCGTTTGCCATGTGCGTGGAAGTGACGGAGCGGGCACTCTCTCTGTCCGGTAAAGAGGAAGTTCTTCTGGTCGGGGGAGTGGGAGCGAACCGGCGTCTTCAGGATATGCTCCGGATCATGTGCGAGGAGCGCGGGGCACGGTTCTTTGTGCCCGAACAGAAATATCTCGGAGATAACGGGGCTATGATTGCCTACACGGGTAAACTGATGCTGGAGAGCGGAACATCGCTCCCCATCGAAGCCTCGCAGGTCAACCCCTCGTTCCGTTCGGACGAGGTCGAAGTCACCTGGAAGCGGGATCCGGCGAAACCTGTGCCGGGCGCCACCGGCAGGAAGAAAGACGCACCAAGACAGGGTGCGGAAGCGGTGATCACCTTTGGACCAGCCGTGGTTGAAAAATACCGGGTTGCAAAAAAATACCGGGTTCCTGCCCTGGACCGTCGCCTGGTAACCGAGCGGACCCGGGCAGAGGCGCGGCTCATCCATGCAGCCCGGAAAGGCGGCGTGCCGACCCCGGTCCTGCACGACATCACTGCCGATACCATCGTGATGGAACGGATCTCAGGCACCCTGCTCACCGATGACCTGAACGAAAAGAACCTCAGGAATGCGGGAAATGCCATTGGAAAACTGCATTCCGCAGGGCTCATGCACGGGGATCTCACCACAAGCAACCTTGTCCTGCGCGAGGGGGACGGGGCCTGCGTCCTCATCGATTTCGGGCTTGCGCAGGTGACCCAGGAGATCGAACAGCGGGGCGTTGACATCCACGTCCTCTACCAGACCCTGGAGAGCACAGCTCCCGACCGGTGTGCCGGACTCAAGGCTGCATTCGAATCGGGATACAGAGAGACATTTGCCGGGGCCGATGAGATCCTTGCCCGGGAACACGAGATCGAACTCCGGGGGAGATACCTGTGA
- a CDS encoding TMEM175 family protein, with the protein MVVSEPINKVNLERLTNGIYAFTMTLMIRNLQFPPPGTLTDTTAFFRFIDTTLLSVLDFIGAFLILGMFWLFYFQMFHRMKTYDSRFLYIHLLSLMVVVFVPFTQSFTSDGSEIPISDIVFQLNYLVLALLLAGAWYYACRARPSLLVPELTGAEAIFLQKKYLVPVGVSLFGIAVLLSGFPYYDIIYFFPFVIIAIFFRHPPGIPEESS; encoded by the coding sequence ATGGTTGTTTCAGAACCGATCAACAAAGTCAACCTTGAGCGCCTTACAAACGGCATCTATGCCTTCACCATGACCCTGATGATCCGCAACCTCCAGTTTCCCCCGCCCGGAACGCTGACTGATACCACCGCCTTCTTCCGGTTCATCGATACCACGCTCCTTTCGGTTCTGGATTTTATCGGGGCGTTCCTCATCCTCGGCATGTTCTGGCTCTTCTACTTCCAGATGTTCCACCGGATGAAAACGTACGATTCCCGTTTCCTCTATATCCATCTCCTCTCCCTCATGGTAGTGGTCTTCGTCCCGTTCACCCAGTCATTCACGTCTGACGGCTCTGAAATTCCGATATCGGACATAGTCTTCCAGCTCAATTATCTGGTTCTTGCGCTCCTGCTTGCCGGCGCCTGGTACTATGCCTGCCGGGCCCGCCCGTCCCTGCTTGTCCCGGAACTGACTGGTGCTGAAGCTATCTTCCTGCAGAAAAAGTACCTTGTACCCGTAGGGGTTTCCCTATTCGGGATCGCGGTTCTCCTCTCCGGTTTCCCCTACTATGACATCATTTATTTCTTCCCGTTCGTGATCATCGCCATCTTCTTCCGCCATCCCCCCGGCATACCGGAAGAATCTTCCTGA
- a CDS encoding putative phosphothreonine lyase domain-containg protein, giving the protein MAEVDPEALADVAYGIFEHLLNRRLREQGRYLYMYVEEGIDFKAELSAIFDAFREEYPQLAEAMINRFSGIDTIYRMLCEGEGTLPSKTTQMYWIVLDAPGSAPEAIEDENAGKWLIFQEPDLADAAWKKVRDATVSLELGISAKVSTAKPNPDSRDNRKVIYVYTKDWADEADVMRVREKLRSLGFVDRIGYKRNIETFAGEYAKKGKRVTYYTA; this is encoded by the coding sequence ATGGCTGAAGTCGATCCCGAAGCGCTGGCTGATGTGGCATACGGCATCTTCGAGCATCTCCTGAACCGCAGGCTGCGGGAACAGGGCAGGTACCTGTACATGTACGTTGAGGAAGGTATCGACTTCAAAGCGGAGCTCTCCGCTATCTTCGATGCATTCCGGGAAGAATACCCCCAGCTGGCAGAAGCTATGATCAACCGGTTTTCCGGTATCGATACGATCTACCGGATGCTCTGCGAAGGGGAAGGGACTCTTCCCTCAAAGACCACCCAGATGTACTGGATTGTTCTCGACGCCCCCGGCAGCGCTCCCGAAGCCATCGAAGACGAGAATGCCGGCAAATGGCTGATCTTCCAGGAACCGGATCTCGCCGATGCGGCATGGAAGAAGGTCCGGGATGCTACCGTTTCACTTGAACTGGGTATCTCGGCAAAAGTGAGCACGGCCAAACCCAATCCCGATTCCCGGGACAACCGCAAGGTGATTTACGTGTACACGAAAGACTGGGCGGACGAGGCAGATGTCATGCGGGTCCGGGAAAAACTCCGCTCACTTGGGTTTGTCGACCGTATCGGGTACAAGCGCAATATCGAGACCTTTGCCGGTGAATATGCCAAGAAAGGTAAGCGGGTAACGTATTATACGGCATAA
- the rdgB gene encoding RdgB/HAM1 family non-canonical purine NTP pyrophosphatase produces MKITMVTGNANKAREVAAFFGGLLEVSHVTLDLPEHRSEDVGEIAEGKARFAYAQLKTPLIVDDTGFSIRALNGFPGPYAAYVQQSIGNTGILKLMEGRTDRAAHFTTAIAYADARGVQIFSGVLDGQITHSPRGDGGFGYDPIFEIGGKTLAEIPMEEKSKMSHRARALAAFHDWFVTDTRLAGEPRDTNG; encoded by the coding sequence GTGAAGATCACGATGGTGACCGGCAATGCAAACAAAGCCCGGGAGGTCGCAGCCTTCTTCGGGGGGCTGCTCGAAGTATCCCACGTCACCCTGGACCTCCCCGAACACCGTTCGGAGGATGTCGGGGAGATTGCCGAGGGAAAAGCCCGGTTTGCGTACGCGCAGCTCAAAACCCCGCTTATCGTGGACGATACGGGCTTCTCCATCCGCGCACTCAACGGATTCCCCGGCCCCTATGCCGCCTATGTCCAGCAATCCATCGGCAATACCGGTATCCTGAAACTGATGGAAGGCCGGACGGACCGGGCTGCACACTTTACAACGGCGATTGCCTATGCGGATGCGAGGGGAGTGCAGATTTTTTCAGGAGTCCTTGACGGGCAGATCACCCACAGTCCAAGAGGGGATGGCGGGTTTGGTTACGATCCCATCTTCGAGATCGGGGGAAAGACGCTTGCCGAGATCCCCATGGAAGAGAAGAGCAAAATGTCCCACCGGGCCCGTGCGCTTGCCGCGTTCCATGACTGGTTTGTAACGGACACACGACTGGCCGGAGAACCCCGTGACACAAACGGTTAA
- a CDS encoding DUF362 domain-containing protein, whose product MRPVFVSGVPRDCGDNVLAAAIRDTLVAATDDFAWLKDGNTVLLKPALNSGNPYPSTTHPLALSVTAGILEERGARVVIGDQSGIEHVLHHPGGVILGSSRENFLRSGMGTGLESRFVSFEDEGWDSGFYHHRSDRTRSWPRGFFISRWAAKADHIICLPRLSTHSQAGATLGLKCMVGMLREDSRMEFHANGPYNSFILGAAKGSSLVSHNDGSGTFFEKIVEISDAIREKVRLTLVVATAAQATFGPDRYSLRLGPVGLGKAYVARPDAGLVFASADPVAAEAFSLALLRDLKSRIPFLPRFSERCILSSNPNVQNLLKIPVKDHPYIRHAMKIGLGEMPGRIVYRNVPVALAEQLDRELR is encoded by the coding sequence ATGAGACCGGTCTTTGTCAGCGGGGTCCCCCGGGATTGCGGGGATAATGTTCTTGCCGCCGCTATCCGCGACACCCTTGTTGCAGCAACGGACGATTTTGCCTGGCTGAAGGACGGCAACACGGTTCTTTTAAAGCCGGCGCTGAATTCCGGGAACCCCTATCCCTCCACTACCCACCCGCTCGCACTTTCGGTCACGGCAGGCATCCTGGAGGAACGGGGAGCACGGGTCGTGATCGGCGACCAGTCCGGGATTGAGCATGTGCTCCACCATCCCGGGGGGGTAATCCTGGGCAGCAGCCGGGAGAACTTTCTCAGATCGGGAATGGGAACGGGACTCGAAAGCCGGTTTGTCAGTTTCGAAGACGAAGGATGGGACTCGGGATTTTATCATCACCGGTCTGATCGCACCCGTTCATGGCCCCGCGGGTTTTTCATCTCCCGGTGGGCAGCAAAAGCAGACCATATCATCTGCCTGCCCCGCCTCAGTACCCACAGCCAGGCAGGCGCCACCCTCGGGCTGAAATGTATGGTGGGCATGCTCCGCGAAGACAGCAGGATGGAGTTCCATGCCAACGGGCCGTACAACTCATTCATTCTGGGTGCTGCAAAAGGGAGCTCGCTGGTTTCCCATAATGATGGTTCCGGCACGTTCTTTGAGAAGATTGTCGAGATCAGCGATGCCATCCGGGAGAAAGTGCGCCTCACCCTCGTGGTTGCAACAGCTGCACAGGCAACCTTCGGGCCTGACCGGTACAGTCTCCGGCTGGGACCTGTGGGTCTTGGAAAAGCATACGTTGCCAGGCCGGACGCGGGACTGGTATTTGCAAGCGCTGATCCGGTTGCCGCAGAGGCATTTTCCCTTGCGCTGCTCAGGGATCTCAAATCCAGAATCCCGTTCTTGCCAAGATTCTCCGAGCGCTGTATCCTGTCTTCCAATCCAAATGTCCAGAATCTTCTTAAAATTCCGGTAAAGGATCACCCGTATATCCGGCACGCAATGAAGATCGGTCTTGGTGAAATGCCCGGCCGGATCGTTTACCGGAATGTTCCGGTTGCTCTTGCAGAGCAGCTGGACCGCGAACTGCGGTGA
- the htpX gene encoding zinc metalloprotease HtpX: MEWKRDWGLTARVWFTGLLLLLLYLVFMTILLAFGVGYWFIVLIAVGMALFQYFFSDKMVLWSTGARIIEADEYPELHRTVEKLCKEAELPMPRLAIMQSPVPNAFATGRSPKHAVVACTDSIMRLLNKDELEAVLAHELSHVKNRDILTMTFASLIAMIASMIMQSFFFSALFGGNNRENGGGIIIWIVAIIVYAVSTLLILALSRYREFAADRGSALITRNPRALMSALNKISGRIDVIPPDAKAKVEGANAFFIIPALSGNSIMELLSTHPPLEKRIANLEKVEAELRGY; encoded by the coding sequence ATGGAATGGAAACGTGACTGGGGCCTTACGGCCAGGGTTTGGTTCACCGGGCTGCTGTTATTACTGCTCTACCTGGTGTTCATGACCATCCTGCTGGCATTCGGTGTTGGTTACTGGTTCATTGTCCTCATAGCAGTGGGCATGGCATTGTTCCAGTATTTCTTCTCGGACAAGATGGTACTCTGGTCGACCGGCGCACGCATTATCGAGGCCGACGAATACCCCGAACTGCACCGGACCGTGGAGAAGCTGTGCAAGGAAGCCGAGCTTCCCATGCCAAGGCTTGCCATCATGCAGAGCCCGGTACCCAATGCATTTGCTACCGGCAGGAGCCCGAAACATGCAGTTGTTGCCTGTACGGACTCGATCATGCGGCTTTTGAACAAGGATGAGCTCGAAGCAGTGCTTGCCCACGAGCTTTCCCATGTGAAGAACCGCGATATCCTGACGATGACTTTCGCAAGCCTCATCGCCATGATCGCATCGATGATCATGCAGAGCTTCTTCTTCTCCGCATTGTTCGGCGGGAACAACCGGGAGAACGGCGGGGGGATCATCATCTGGATCGTTGCGATCATTGTCTACGCGGTGAGCACCCTCCTCATCCTTGCCCTTTCGCGGTACCGCGAGTTTGCGGCAGACCGGGGCAGTGCTCTCATCACCCGGAATCCCCGGGCGCTCATGTCCGCCCTCAATAAGATCAGTGGCCGGATAGATGTGATTCCACCCGATGCAAAGGCGAAAGTGGAGGGGGCAAATGCCTTCTTCATCATCCCGGCACTCTCGGGAAATTCCATCATGGAACTCCTCTCAACCCACCCGCCGCTCGAGAAGCGGATTGCCAACCTCGAGAAAGTCGAAGCCGAACTCCGGGGCTACTAA
- a CDS encoding MBL fold metallo-hydrolase: protein MQITPAIHALRHPFQVPVAPGIALDRFVYSYLIAGETITLTDTGVAGCETRIFDYIRSIGRDPNEISLIILTHSHPDHIGAARAIRDATGCTVAAHAAERAWIEDVGRQNRERPVPGFDTLVGGPVPLDFELEDGCTIDTDGTAEYEVQVIHTPGHSAGSIALFMTGEGALFSGDAIPVAGDLPVYDDAAGSVRSIRLLRSLQGIRHLLSAWDEPRSGDAVYLQMDRALAYLRKIHNAVLASAGESDPEIMEVTRRTAEALGLPPQAINPLLARTFAANLKARDYAIFID, encoded by the coding sequence ATGCAGATCACCCCCGCCATCCATGCACTCCGGCACCCGTTCCAGGTCCCGGTTGCACCGGGCATAGCTCTCGACCGATTCGTGTACTCGTATCTCATTGCAGGAGAGACGATCACCCTCACCGATACCGGTGTAGCGGGATGTGAAACACGGATCTTCGACTATATCCGGTCCATCGGGCGCGATCCGAACGAGATCTCGCTCATCATCCTGACCCACTCCCATCCCGATCATATCGGGGCTGCCCGGGCAATACGGGACGCAACAGGGTGTACCGTTGCAGCACACGCGGCCGAGCGGGCCTGGATCGAGGATGTAGGGCGCCAGAATCGGGAGCGTCCGGTGCCGGGATTCGACACCCTTGTCGGAGGGCCGGTACCGCTTGATTTCGAGCTCGAAGACGGCTGCACCATCGATACCGATGGAACCGCTGAATACGAGGTCCAGGTGATACATACACCGGGACATTCCGCAGGTTCGATCGCTCTGTTCATGACCGGGGAGGGGGCTCTTTTTTCCGGGGATGCCATTCCGGTTGCGGGCGATCTCCCGGTCTATGACGATGCCGCAGGATCCGTGCGATCGATCCGGCTCCTCCGTTCGTTGCAGGGGATCCGGCATCTCCTTTCTGCCTGGGACGAGCCCCGGAGCGGGGATGCCGTCTATCTGCAGATGGACCGGGCACTCGCATATCTCCGGAAAATCCACAATGCCGTACTGGCATCGGCAGGTGAAAGCGATCCCGAGATTATGGAAGTTACAAGGAGAACCGCAGAAGCGCTGGGACTCCCCCCGCAGGCGATTAACCCGCTGCTCGCCCGCACGTTTGCAGCAAACCTCAAGGCACGGGACTACGCGATCTTCATCGACTGA
- a CDS encoding 50S ribosomal protein L40e — MAKFPEAEARLLNVKICMHCNARNAIRATSCRKCGYQNLRPKNKERKA, encoded by the coding sequence ATGGCAAAGTTTCCAGAAGCCGAAGCCCGGTTACTCAACGTGAAAATATGCATGCACTGTAATGCACGCAATGCAATTCGTGCAACCAGCTGCCGCAAGTGCGGTTACCAGAACCTGCGGCCCAAGAACAAGGAACGGAAAGCGTAA
- a CDS encoding 30S ribosomal protein S24e produces MDFEITSDKRNELLSRREVQFNLKYDGATPSRMQIIGKLCALLNVKEHQVTLDTLNSSFGKTELTGAARIYDSEETRNKTERPHLAARGMPKPKEEGAA; encoded by the coding sequence ATGGACTTTGAGATCACCAGCGATAAAAGGAATGAGCTTTTATCCAGAAGAGAGGTTCAGTTTAACCTCAAATACGACGGTGCAACCCCCTCCCGCATGCAGATCATCGGGAAACTCTGCGCACTCCTGAACGTGAAGGAGCACCAGGTTACCCTTGACACCCTGAACAGCAGTTTCGGCAAGACCGAGCTTACCGGTGCGGCACGCATCTACGACTCTGAAGAGACCAGGAACAAGACCGAACGCCCGCATCTCGCTGCGCGCGGTATGCCCAAGCCCAAGGAAGAGGGAGCTGCATAA